The window TCAAATACTCTCTCACATACTCTAATGCAGTTATAATTGGTTTATCCCTAGCATCAACCAACCATCTATTCAACACCTCACACATGTTGTTCAACAAAATATCTGTGACTGCTCTACCTACATATATCAATTAACATATTTATTGTACAGATAAACTTGAAATTGCTATTATAAACACACAGAATAACAAACTGGAAACACACAGAATTAATTGTAAACCTGTGAAATGGCTTCTAGCCCATTGCCTTGGTGGAATATCTGCTAAAAATTTATAGCAGTCCTTGTTGAACTCTTTCAGGACTGACATTGCTCTTTCAAACTCTGGCACAGTAGTTGCTGTAGCACATGACCACAAGTGATTTTTGTATGCTTTTCCATTCCATTTTTTCTTCATGTTCTCTTGAATGTGTCTTAGACAAAAACGATGCTCAGCAACTGGAAACACTTTTTCAACTGCATTTATCAGACCCTATCACACAAAACATAAGTAACAAACATAACATAAGCAAACAAATAAAATCTAAGTAACTACATAGTTGCAGGCATGTTATTTGTGTAAAAAAGACTTACTTTTTGCCTATCACTCATGAAGGTGAAGTTAGATAGTTCATTTAACTCTAAATCTGCAGCTAACAGCTCAAGAAACCATGTCCATGAGTTGGTAGTTTCTTGCTCAACAATTGCATAGGCAACAGGATAAATCTCATTGTTGGAGTCAAGTCCAACAGCTGTCAACATCTGACCTGTAGCAGGTTCCTTCATGAATGCCCCATCAACACCAATAAAATCTCTACCAATTGATTTGAATCCCCTTTTCAGTACACTCAAACATATGTAGATTCTTTTAAAGACCCTTGTCTTTGACCTTAAGTTACCAGATTCAACATCAAGCTTAATAGTAGATCCAGGATAGCATCTTAACAGTTCTTCAACATAATCTCTTAAAACAGTATACTGCTCAGCATAATCTCCTTGTATCTTTTTTTGTGCTTCTTTTAATGCCCTAAAAGCCTTCATTCTATGCACCCTCACTTCTAACTCAGATTCAAATCTAGCTTTAGCAGCTTTGATTGGGATCTTTGGATTGGTTGCTAAATCATTAACCAATGTTGTAGAAAGGTATTTGTATGTACACTGTTTGATGTACCTTGAGGTCAAGCATTTATGTTTATCTTTAAGTGATCTTACAACCCATGTTTcagatttagagtttttagaaacataCATTTTCTATTAGCACTTTTTTTGTGTGTGGTAAACTTGAGTTTTTTACCAAGTTAAATTTATttcctttatttctattttttcaaTTCTTTTTCTTTACCGAATTTAGCAACCATTTTTCCGCCGCGATGCGCATATACCCAACTCGTTAGGTACAATTGTATAAATGGTGAAATACTATAATCTAACTTGTACTAACCGAACATATATGATTCGCGATACCATTTTCATTTTAGATTAGTTCAGAATTATATATTAACCAGTATTAAGCGGCACAATACATGTATTGAACTAAAAGTTAAAAAGTTTCATTAGGTGTCTAAAATTAGTTAGTTTCTCGGGATTTTGGATTTTTTATATCATTGAATCGACAATTGAAATTTCACAGCCCTTGGCGTGATACAGTGCTCGTTATCAACCGGAGTACTTGTTACGGTattcggcaaaaaaaaaaaaaaaaaaaatacacaatttaaaaaatgtcacaattacattatattttttgtttatttttcaGTTTTATCTCATATTTTTATTTGACTTTTTATCTTATATGCATATTTTATGGATAAAATATACTGTTACAATTTTATTCTTATCTATCTGTAGATATAAACAATTAAATCATGACATACTAAAAAAATAAACATTAAACAATTGTTTTGGAATTAGAGGAAGTAATGATTTTTCAATTAATACCTCCATATAAAATCATTACTCAACTTGAGCTCTCGTTAGGTTTTTAAGTCCATATTGAGCTCAATAGTTTTGGTTGTATCGTAGGGCtgtaaacgagccgagccgagcccgagcttgatagtgttcgagctcggctcgtttgatATTTGataagctcgagctcgagctcggctcgttctaCATGTgtaaagctcgagctcggctcgtgatAAGCTCGATTTTTTTATTTGGGTGTTCTTGAACTTgaccctaatctttaaaatctttgttattattaattagaaCTTAGGCTTTATGCCTCTAAGTTCTAACCCAATAAATATAAAGCCTGTGATGGCCAAAGTAAAAATATGAATTTCGTGGGTTAACCTTGTAAATGGTTCGAGTGGTGGTGTTTATACCTAGGAAATGAAATTTGGGAAGTTTATATTTGGTGGCGATGTGGGACTCTAAACTTCTCTAGCAAAACTAAGGAGTAAATATCTTGGGAGTTGTGTGGGGCAGGTGGGAAATAAGTAGACGTACTCACTGTACATCAGTGCATCGTGTATCTTCCATATACCTTCCTTTAACaagtaaaataaattaataattaaaataatatatatatatatatatatatatatatatatatatatatatatatataaagctcgtTTAGGATCGCGAGCTTAAACGAGCTCGATATCttaagctcgagctcgagctcgtttattAAACGAGCTTTAATTTATGCTCGAGCTcgggctcgagctcgtttaggctcgggtCGAATCGAGTTTTTAACGAGCCGAACTCGAGTAGCTCACGAGTAGCTTGGCTCATTTACAGCCCTAATTGTATGTATGTAGGTGGTGTTGTAGGGGTCTCATTATTTTGATGATTCATCctatttgttatatataagtttAACGTTATTTCGGGAAGAAAAAAAAATCATAGCCCAAACTTTTAGGGAGTAATTAAATACTAGTGAAATGATCCGTAAaatcacgggtttatttaaacgaaacaatttaatgatatgttttaggtattaagtgaatgtaaatgctaaagtcatttattttaatgacccgtttaactaagaaacttgtcgttgcttttacaaatatatagagacatgtattttcgcatacatatgtaacgtgattattttcgtaaaaagaatccatatttgaatattaataatataataattataattattattattatattaaaataataataataataataaagttagctCAAAgtttagtatttatatttttaataattaataattattattattatgttataattttggtgtttataactacctttagtggcctggttcttgaCAACAGATTACTAATATTAAAGAAGAGTGAAGAAGAGAGTAACAATTCTTTTATTTTTAGTATATCAAAAATGGTGTGTCTGGCTTTCATTCATCGGTCCTATTTATAGAACATAATATACTGTACAATACCCTTATATTCAAAATATAAACAGTTAAGGAATATTGTGAAATAAATTTGTCGGACACTTTTTTTGACTTTGAacatcataacactcccccttgaatgACAATTTTATTTGAGAGCAACTATTAccacctcgttaaaaaccttgctaaaagaAAATCcaatgggaaaaaactttagctaagggaaaaagagtgtagCATAgaattgactccccctcaagtagacatcgcctcagctgttacatcttttgagcaTGCCTCataccaatattgtgaacgtgttttctaaaaatagcagttggaagtgctttggtgaaaagatcagcagaattgttgctggattgaacatatctcatttcaatctggttgtccttaatgagattttgagtatatgaAAAGAATCTGGGAGGTATATGTTTTGTtcgatcacttttgatatacccttctttcatctgtgctatgcaagctgcattgtcttcatagatagttgttgtaattttatcgcgttctagttcacaagaatcagttatgagttgtgtcattgatctcaaccaaaaacattcccgagtagcttcatgtaatgcaatcacttcggcatgatttgatgatgttgcaacaagtgtttgtttttgagaacgccatgatattgcagtacctccatttaggaatacatatccattttgagatttagctttatgtggatcagataaataacctgcatctgcataaccaaccaaatcttgttttgattcgttagaataaaataatcctaaatctgtAGTTCCTTGAagatatcgaaatatgtgtttgatcccattctagtgtcttttggtaggagctgagctgaaccttgccaataaattaactgtaaaagaaatgtcaggtcttgtacaatttgtaagatacataagagctccaattgcactaagatatggcacttctggtcccagaatatcttcatgatcttcacagagacgaaatggatcagtgtcaacattaagtgatctaacaaccataggagtacttaatggttttaccttgtccatattgaaacgttttaaaatcctTTTTGTATacattgtttgatgtacaagtaaaccattaggtatattctcaatctgcaaaccaagacaatacttggtttttccgagatctttcatttcaaattctttctttagaagttgaatggtttcatggatctctttatttgtaactatgatgttaagatcatctacataaacggctatgatcacatatccggatgttgttttcttaatgaataaacatgggcaaataagattattggtataccctttgcttatcaagtaatcacttaatcatttataccacatgcgacccgattgtttcaacccatataaagacctttgtaacttgattgagtacatttctttgggttttgcattggttgcttctgataccttaaatccttcatgtatcttcatatatatatcactatcaagtgatccatatagataagcagtcacaacatccatgagatgcatttataaatttttagaaactgccaggctgattaagtatctaaaagtaattgcatccataacaggagaataagtttcctcataatcaattcctggtctttgagaaaaaccttgagctacaagtctagctttataccttgtaacttcatttttctcatttctttttcgcacaaaaactcatctatatcccacaggtttcacatctttaggtgtgagaatgatagatccgaaaacttttcttttattgagcgattcaaattcagctcg of the Rutidosis leptorrhynchoides isolate AG116_Rl617_1_P2 chromosome 5, CSIRO_AGI_Rlap_v1, whole genome shotgun sequence genome contains:
- the LOC139849908 gene encoding uncharacterized protein, which gives rise to MYVSKNSKSETWVVRSLKDKHKCLTSRYIKQCTYKYLSTTLVNDLATNPKIPIKAAKARFESELEVRVHRMKAFRALKEAQKKIQGDYAEQYTVLRDYVEELLRCYPGSTIKLDVESGNLRSKTRVFKRIYICLSVLKRGFKSIGRDFIGVDGAFMKEPATGQMLTAVGLDSNNEIYPVAYAIVEQETTNSWTWFLELLAADLELNELSNFTFMSDRQKGLINAVEKVFPVAEHRFCLRHIQENMKKKWNGKAYKNHLWSCATATTVPEFERAMSVLKEFNKDCYKFLADIPPRQWARSHFTGRAVTDILLNNMCEVLNRWLVDARDKPIITALEYVREYLMKRIVNVLGKCKNNDQLLTPYATKQFEVIKKEASKLTVLWSGSQQYQVNGPHGEQVAVDFGNKECACRKWEITGIPCKHVVAALYNLNANDDQVGPPDEVGAPEHWVHPVYRMDTWKNTYTFTINPVNGRSMWPKSNVPYTLMPPKKIARAGRPKKNRRKGLEEKDNISKDGRLSKKGIIMQCSNCKEYGHNKRGCSNGGTSGTSKKRTRNASTSGTSKKKSKN